The following proteins are encoded in a genomic region of Planococcus lenghuensis:
- a CDS encoding phosphoribosylanthranilate isomerase, protein MTQVKICGLKEEQHVQAAMEAGADLIGFVFAPSKRQVTVDEAKKLAAQIPPHIKKVGVFVNETPEEMTRIARKVGLDFIQLHGDEPDDVLKELPVPVIRAVSIRTEEDGAKLAASEAAVVLADAPGVEYRGGSGETFKWDVLKGFSETENRLAVAGGLHTDNVAEAIRILKPVMVDVSSGVETDGRKDPAKIRAFIEAAKGVEKG, encoded by the coding sequence ATGACCCAGGTGAAGATCTGCGGACTGAAAGAAGAGCAGCACGTGCAGGCGGCGATGGAGGCAGGTGCTGATCTGATCGGATTCGTCTTTGCGCCGAGCAAACGGCAGGTGACAGTTGACGAAGCAAAAAAACTGGCTGCGCAAATACCGCCCCACATCAAGAAAGTCGGGGTGTTTGTCAATGAAACGCCGGAGGAAATGACGCGCATCGCCCGCAAAGTGGGACTGGATTTTATTCAGCTGCACGGCGATGAACCGGATGATGTGCTGAAAGAACTGCCGGTCCCGGTCATCCGGGCGGTATCGATCCGGACAGAAGAAGATGGAGCGAAATTGGCCGCTTCCGAAGCGGCGGTCGTGCTGGCGGATGCGCCCGGCGTGGAGTACCGCGGAGGCAGCGGCGAAACGTTTAAATGGGACGTGCTGAAAGGCTTCTCGGAAACGGAGAACCGGCTGGCAGTTGCAGGCGGATTGCATACAGACAACGTAGCGGAAGCGATCAGGATACTGAAACCTGTCATGGTTGACGTCTCGAGCGGCGTGGAGACAGACGGCAGAAAAGACCCGGCGAAAATCCGGGCATTCATCGAGGCAGCAAAAGGAGTGGAAAAGGGATGA
- a CDS encoding long-chain-fatty-acid--CoA ligase produces the protein MNIPLVLPEFLDRAVRLYGDKQAVIGGDRTLTYHELNDRVNKLSHGLKNLGVEKGDRVAYLAPNTPEMLEGFYGIFQLGAVMVPLNIRLKPDDYLFILNHSESKVLFADEDLLPLIELIRDRLETVQKIIVHYKTGETEDLAYDKWLSAFPAIPFNRAELDENDVCSLLYTSGTTGNPKGVMLTHRNNYLHALTTMHHLRVTDTDVYLHVLPMFHVNGWGSPFYYTANGATHVCLRKATPEAIFRAINEHGVTVLHMAPTVLNALLQYFEEHAPASGENVRVVIAGSAPPPAFVRRVEQELGWEFIQVYGMTESSPLSLVSTIRSEHHELPAETQTRIKAKAGYPMIGSNVRVVDETGEEVAADGQEVGEVVVRGHGVMHGYWKNEEATKEAIQNGWLHTGDMGTVDEYGYVEITDRKKDIIISGGENISSIEVEGVLYDHPAVLEAAVIAVPHEKWGETPHAYVVLRDGAEASAEDIIQFSREKLAHFKAVTSVAFVDELPKTASGKIQKVHLRNAYWNEKGKQPGRYVN, from the coding sequence ATGAATATACCGTTGGTGCTTCCGGAATTTCTGGACAGAGCCGTACGGCTTTACGGTGATAAACAAGCCGTTATCGGAGGAGACCGGACACTTACATACCATGAACTGAACGATCGGGTGAATAAGCTATCGCACGGACTCAAAAATCTAGGTGTGGAAAAAGGGGATCGGGTCGCTTATCTTGCACCGAACACACCTGAGATGCTTGAAGGGTTCTACGGCATTTTCCAGCTGGGCGCTGTGATGGTGCCGCTGAATATCCGGTTGAAACCGGATGATTATTTATTTATCCTGAACCACAGTGAATCCAAAGTGCTATTTGCAGATGAAGATCTGCTGCCGCTTATCGAGCTGATCCGCGACCGGCTGGAAACCGTGCAGAAAATTATCGTTCATTACAAGACCGGCGAAACCGAGGACTTGGCGTATGATAAATGGCTTTCCGCGTTTCCGGCAATTCCATTTAACCGGGCCGAACTTGATGAGAACGATGTTTGCAGTCTGCTGTACACGAGCGGCACAACGGGCAATCCAAAAGGTGTGATGCTGACGCATCGCAACAATTACCTGCATGCGCTGACAACGATGCATCATTTGCGGGTGACGGATACGGATGTGTATTTGCATGTGCTGCCGATGTTCCATGTAAACGGCTGGGGCTCTCCGTTTTATTACACGGCGAATGGCGCAACTCATGTCTGTTTGCGAAAAGCGACACCGGAAGCGATTTTCAGGGCGATCAATGAACACGGAGTCACGGTCCTGCATATGGCGCCGACGGTTCTGAATGCTCTGTTGCAGTACTTTGAAGAACATGCACCGGCGTCAGGTGAGAATGTCCGTGTCGTTATTGCCGGCTCGGCACCGCCGCCTGCGTTTGTGCGGCGGGTTGAACAAGAATTGGGCTGGGAATTCATCCAGGTATACGGCATGACTGAATCGTCACCACTCAGTCTTGTATCGACGATTCGCTCCGAGCATCATGAACTGCCGGCAGAGACGCAGACGCGTATCAAAGCGAAAGCCGGGTATCCGATGATCGGCTCTAATGTGCGCGTCGTGGATGAGACAGGAGAAGAAGTTGCGGCGGACGGACAGGAAGTGGGCGAAGTCGTCGTGCGGGGACACGGTGTTATGCATGGTTACTGGAAGAATGAAGAAGCGACGAAGGAAGCCATTCAGAATGGCTGGCTGCATACCGGGGACATGGGGACAGTTGATGAATACGGTTATGTTGAAATCACCGACCGCAAGAAAGACATCATTATCAGCGGCGGTGAGAACATTTCATCCATTGAAGTGGAAGGTGTTCTGTACGACCATCCAGCAGTCCTGGAGGCGGCAGTCATCGCCGTGCCACACGAAAAATGGGGCGAAACTCCGCATGCCTATGTCGTGCTCCGTGATGGCGCCGAGGCGTCTGCGGAAGATATTATTCAATTTTCCCGTGAAAAACTGGCGCACTTCAAAGCTGTCACAAGTGTGGCATTTGTTGATGAATTGCCAAAGACAGCATCCGGGAAAATTCAGAAAGTACATTTGCGGAACGCGTACTGGAATGAGAAAGGTAAACAGCCCGGTCGGTATGTGAATTGA
- a CDS encoding ABC transporter substrate-binding protein, which yields MFKNKLVFAGFASVSLALGACGAEEAAEVEEADAGAGEVTEEMEVLEVATSADFPPFESRNTEGDFVGFDIDLANYIADELGYDLEITDMKFDGLIGALQSERVDMVISGMSATDERKENVDFSTAYHHSGEMFLTQAGSDIDTLEDLEGTVVGVQLGTIQEDGAQKLLEEEDLNFELKALDNAGLLIQELMSGRIDVVYMDESVATGYIEEQGLEGFADPTTSSPGMAVAFPKGSELVDEVNAVLAEAEESGYLAELEEKWLSEEE from the coding sequence ATGTTTAAAAATAAATTGGTTTTTGCCGGATTTGCTTCGGTTTCTCTCGCACTCGGCGCATGTGGCGCGGAAGAAGCGGCAGAGGTTGAAGAAGCGGATGCAGGAGCCGGAGAAGTCACGGAGGAAATGGAAGTTCTGGAAGTGGCGACGTCTGCTGATTTCCCTCCATTTGAATCGCGCAACACCGAAGGGGACTTTGTCGGTTTTGACATTGACCTTGCAAACTACATTGCCGATGAACTCGGTTATGACCTCGAAATCACGGACATGAAGTTTGACGGGCTGATCGGTGCGCTACAGAGCGAGCGGGTCGATATGGTCATCTCCGGCATGAGTGCGACCGATGAGCGCAAAGAGAATGTCGATTTCTCCACCGCCTACCATCATTCCGGTGAAATGTTCCTGACGCAGGCCGGGTCCGATATCGACACACTGGAGGATCTTGAAGGAACAGTGGTCGGCGTCCAGCTCGGTACGATTCAGGAAGACGGCGCACAAAAACTGCTTGAAGAAGAAGATCTTAATTTCGAGCTGAAAGCACTTGATAATGCCGGGCTGCTCATCCAGGAACTGATGAGCGGGCGCATTGATGTCGTGTATATGGACGAGTCGGTTGCTACCGGCTATATCGAGGAACAGGGACTTGAAGGATTTGCAGACCCGACAACGAGCTCGCCAGGCATGGCGGTCGCTTTCCCGAAAGGCAGCGAATTGGTTGATGAAGTGAACGCTGTCCTTGCAGAAGCGGAAGAAAGCGGCTATTTGGCTGAATTAGAAGAAAAATGGCTGTCAGAAGAAGAGTAA
- the trpC gene encoding indole-3-glycerol phosphate synthase TrpC, which yields MTILTKILETKKQELAGLRTDFPETDYPAKPRLADLLRLAKPAGVIAEIKRSSPSKGVIRAEVDVIGQAKRYEQAGASAISVLTDESYFNGSIDDLHEVAKQVAVPVLNKDFIVDKKQIDRAKNAGATVVLLIVAALDDEKLHELFAYTEERGLEALVEVHDEEEMKRALALGAELIGINNRNLSTFEVSLENTEKLASFFTDEQLFISESGIHSPADAQRAVKTGVKGLLIGESLMRANDPGAFLDSLFRQEEAR from the coding sequence ATGACAATTTTGACGAAAATACTTGAAACAAAAAAGCAGGAATTGGCCGGTTTGAGAACGGATTTTCCGGAAACAGATTACCCGGCAAAACCGCGGCTTGCGGATTTATTGCGCCTCGCAAAACCAGCTGGCGTCATCGCGGAGATCAAACGGTCGTCCCCGTCAAAAGGGGTTATCCGCGCGGAAGTGGATGTCATCGGCCAGGCGAAACGCTATGAACAGGCAGGTGCATCCGCGATTTCCGTGCTGACGGATGAGTCATATTTCAATGGCTCGATCGACGATTTGCATGAAGTCGCCAAACAAGTGGCCGTTCCGGTACTGAATAAAGACTTCATTGTCGATAAAAAGCAGATTGACCGGGCGAAAAATGCCGGTGCAACAGTCGTATTGCTTATCGTGGCAGCACTTGACGATGAGAAATTGCACGAGTTGTTTGCCTATACAGAAGAACGCGGACTGGAAGCGCTCGTTGAAGTGCATGATGAAGAAGAAATGAAACGCGCGTTGGCGCTTGGTGCGGAATTGATCGGCATCAATAACCGTAATTTGTCGACGTTTGAAGTAAGTCTTGAGAATACCGAAAAACTCGCTTCATTCTTCACAGACGAACAGCTCTTCATCAGCGAAAGCGGCATTCATTCACCGGCAGATGCACAACGGGCTGTGAAAACCGGTGTCAAAGGCCTGCTGATTGGTGAATCGCTCATGCGTGCCAATGATCCGGGAGCATTCCTCGACTCGCTGTTCCGTCAGGAGGAAGCACGATGA
- a CDS encoding ABC transporter substrate-binding protein: protein MLKNKWMLTGMASLTLALGACGAEEAGPAEEGAAESEEAEVLEMATSADYPPYESRNAEGEFVGFDIELAEYIADELGRELEITDMKFDGLVGALQAGRVDMVLAGMNATEERKENVEFSTVYHNSGETFLTLPDAGISSIEDLEGRTVAVQLGTMQQNTIEALVEEEGMDIEIKAIDDAGLMIQELMSGRVDAAYLDTTAATGFIEEQGLAGFEDPTVESPGVAIAFPKDSELVDDVNEILAEAEESGYLEELRNEWLVE, encoded by the coding sequence ATGCTGAAAAATAAATGGATGTTAACAGGAATGGCTTCACTCACCCTGGCACTTGGTGCCTGCGGTGCAGAAGAGGCAGGACCGGCAGAAGAAGGCGCAGCAGAATCTGAAGAAGCTGAAGTACTTGAAATGGCGACATCTGCAGATTATCCGCCGTATGAATCACGCAATGCAGAAGGTGAATTCGTCGGTTTTGATATTGAACTGGCCGAGTATATCGCCGATGAACTTGGCCGTGAACTTGAAATCACCGACATGAAGTTTGATGGACTGGTCGGTGCCTTACAAGCTGGCCGGGTGGATATGGTGCTGGCCGGCATGAACGCAACTGAAGAACGGAAAGAGAATGTTGAGTTTTCAACCGTCTACCATAATTCCGGCGAAACATTCCTGACACTTCCGGATGCCGGCATCTCGTCGATTGAAGATTTGGAAGGACGCACAGTCGCCGTTCAGCTTGGCACAATGCAGCAAAATACGATCGAAGCGCTGGTCGAGGAAGAAGGTATGGACATCGAAATCAAAGCGATCGATGATGCCGGCCTCATGATCCAGGAGTTGATGTCCGGACGCGTGGATGCCGCTTATCTTGATACAACCGCTGCAACCGGGTTTATTGAAGAACAGGGTCTGGCCGGGTTTGAAGATCCGACTGTCGAATCCCCTGGTGTCGCTATCGCTTTTCCGAAAGACAGCGAGCTGGTCGATGACGTGAATGAAATTTTGGCGGAAGCGGAAGAAAGCGGCTACCTCGAGGAATTGCGAAACGAATGGCTCGTCGAATAG
- the trpD gene encoding anthranilate phosphoribosyltransferase gives MREYTAQVNSGSILSEDEMRQAGQQMLAEETKPEEIREFLIALHTRGEAAPEIAGLVGELLSRTANIDAGDYELMDVCGTGGDKSHSFNISTAVAFVLASLDVKVAKHGNRSVSSKAGSSDLLEAIGVDVNVAAERFNEVIEETGLAFLFAPAIHPAIGRLRDVRKSIDTPTIFNLAGPLANPIPVTYQVTGVYRKDKMRPMAEALVKLGRKRGAVLHGAGGMDELSLAGDNHVILFDENGLTDMIIHPHDVGLNVQPIEALRGGDAQRNAEIFRELIAGKESAYQDVVALNAGLALYVAGRVSCVAEGVKEAKRSLSSGRVEAVYRKLVAQEVSQ, from the coding sequence ATGAGAGAATATACAGCACAGGTGAACAGCGGAAGCATTCTTTCGGAAGACGAGATGAGACAGGCGGGGCAGCAGATGCTCGCAGAAGAAACGAAACCCGAGGAGATCCGGGAATTTTTGATCGCTCTCCATACGCGCGGTGAGGCAGCACCGGAAATTGCAGGACTTGTGGGTGAATTGTTGAGCCGGACGGCGAATATCGATGCCGGTGATTACGAATTGATGGATGTCTGCGGAACCGGCGGCGATAAATCGCATAGTTTCAACATCAGCACAGCGGTCGCGTTTGTCTTGGCTTCTCTTGATGTTAAAGTGGCGAAACACGGCAACCGGAGCGTATCGAGTAAAGCGGGAAGTTCCGATCTGCTGGAAGCGATCGGTGTGGATGTGAATGTGGCCGCAGAGCGATTCAACGAAGTGATCGAAGAAACGGGTCTCGCGTTTTTATTCGCACCGGCGATCCACCCGGCGATCGGACGCTTGCGGGATGTGCGGAAATCAATCGATACGCCGACTATTTTTAATCTGGCCGGACCGCTTGCGAATCCGATTCCGGTGACGTACCAAGTAACCGGTGTATACCGCAAAGATAAGATGCGGCCGATGGCGGAAGCGCTTGTGAAACTCGGGCGGAAGCGAGGAGCGGTACTGCACGGGGCTGGCGGGATGGACGAATTGTCTCTGGCAGGTGACAATCACGTGATTTTATTTGATGAAAACGGACTGACGGACATGATAATCCATCCGCATGATGTCGGGCTGAATGTACAGCCGATAGAAGCGCTTCGCGGCGGGGACGCCCAGCGCAATGCAGAAATCTTCCGGGAGCTGATTGCCGGAAAGGAAAGCGCTTATCAGGACGTGGTTGCATTGAATGCCGGACTTGCACTTTATGTGGCCGGCCGGGTTTCGTGCGTGGCAGAAGGTGTAAAAGAAGCGAAGAGGAGTCTTTCTTCCGGCCGTGTCGAAGCGGTGTACCGGAAGCTTGTAGCCCAGGAGGTATCTCAATGA
- a CDS encoding amino acid ABC transporter permease produces MNLDFTQLVPYLPFILEGIWATLKFVAVALVFGSILGVLLALCKIGSIMFLRWFADAYTSVFRGTPLILQLMIIYFAVPQLTGYDITAFTSAVLAFGLNSAAYISEIIRAGINAVDKGQVEAAQALGIPYKAMMKDIILPQAFKNILPALMNEFITLTKESALVSVIGYLDLMRRAQVVGAELYRNFEPLLFVGLIYWLMVMGLTLIGRQVERRMRASD; encoded by the coding sequence ATGAATCTCGATTTTACGCAGCTTGTTCCCTATCTCCCATTTATCCTTGAAGGGATATGGGCAACCCTGAAATTCGTAGCCGTCGCGCTCGTGTTCGGCTCAATACTCGGCGTTCTGCTGGCGCTATGCAAAATCGGCAGTATCATGTTTCTCCGGTGGTTTGCAGATGCCTATACATCCGTATTCCGCGGCACGCCGCTCATCCTGCAGCTGATGATCATTTATTTCGCGGTGCCGCAACTGACCGGTTATGATATTACTGCATTTACATCAGCTGTTCTTGCGTTCGGCCTGAACTCGGCGGCCTACATTTCCGAGATTATCCGGGCCGGCATCAATGCGGTCGATAAAGGACAAGTCGAAGCCGCCCAAGCGCTTGGAATTCCGTATAAAGCCATGATGAAAGATATCATTCTGCCGCAGGCGTTCAAAAACATCCTTCCTGCCCTGATGAACGAATTTATCACGTTAACAAAGGAATCGGCACTCGTTTCCGTCATCGGGTATCTCGACCTGATGCGGCGCGCACAGGTGGTCGGCGCTGAATTGTACCGCAATTTCGAACCGCTTCTGTTTGTCGGACTCATTTACTGGCTGATGGTGATGGGCTTGACGCTCATTGGCAGACAAGTCGAACGGAGGATGAGAGCAAGTGATTAA
- the trpA gene encoding tryptophan synthase subunit alpha, with protein sequence MGRFLQESIEKQNPAFVAYIMAGDGGLETLENRIEVLEEAGVTAIELGIPFSDPVADGPVIQDAGVRALREGVTLRDVFATVRGFKHTPEVPLVIMTYLNPVLQYGAEAFAESCREAGIAGVIIPDLPFEHQDLVQPALSEAEVPLVQLVTLTTTDERLEAILAQAEGFVYAVTVKGVTGGRTEFSDSVAPFLKKIRSKSPVPVMAGFGISSAEQAAGLVASCDGFIVGSTIVQAFHEGREDDIRELVQGVTGLAVNKG encoded by the coding sequence ATGGGACGCTTTTTGCAGGAATCGATTGAAAAACAAAATCCGGCATTCGTTGCTTATATCATGGCAGGGGACGGCGGACTGGAAACGCTGGAAAACCGGATTGAAGTTCTCGAGGAAGCTGGCGTGACCGCAATTGAACTCGGCATTCCGTTTTCCGACCCGGTGGCGGATGGACCGGTCATTCAGGATGCCGGTGTGCGGGCGCTTCGGGAAGGCGTGACGCTTCGCGATGTATTTGCGACAGTACGCGGTTTTAAGCATACGCCTGAAGTGCCGCTCGTCATTATGACGTATTTGAATCCAGTGCTGCAGTACGGGGCGGAAGCATTCGCTGAAAGCTGCCGGGAAGCCGGTATTGCCGGTGTTATCATCCCGGATCTGCCGTTTGAGCATCAGGATCTCGTACAGCCGGCGTTGTCGGAAGCGGAAGTGCCGCTTGTGCAACTCGTGACGCTGACGACGACCGACGAACGGCTTGAAGCGATCTTGGCACAGGCGGAAGGCTTTGTGTATGCTGTGACGGTGAAAGGTGTCACCGGGGGCCGCACGGAATTTTCGGACAGCGTAGCGCCATTCCTCAAGAAGATCCGTTCGAAAAGCCCGGTGCCGGTCATGGCCGGTTTCGGCATTTCGAGTGCGGAACAAGCTGCGGGGCTCGTTGCCTCGTGTGACGGCTTCATCGTCGGCTCAACGATCGTCCAGGCATTCCATGAAGGCCGGGAAGACGATATCCGTGAACTCGTGCAAGGCGTGACGGGCTTAGCGGTGAATAAAGGCTAG
- a CDS encoding amino acid ABC transporter ATP-binding protein, with the protein MIKTEKLFKQFGKNVVLKDINTEVVQGEVVAVVGPSGSGKSTFLRCLNMLEVPTSGKITFRDQELTNPKTNIQKVRAQIGMVFQHFYLFPHLTILDNLSYAPQKVKGESKADAEKKSKQLLERVGLSDKAEAYPSSLSGGQKQRVAIARALAMEPDLMLFDEPTSALDPEMVKEVLDVMKDLAKSGMTMLVVTHEMGFAREVADRVLFLDHGVLIEEGTPDEFFGNPKTERAQDFLEKVL; encoded by the coding sequence GTGATTAAGACCGAAAAACTTTTCAAGCAGTTCGGGAAAAACGTTGTCCTGAAAGATATCAATACGGAAGTGGTCCAAGGTGAGGTAGTCGCAGTCGTCGGTCCGTCGGGCTCCGGCAAATCGACATTCCTCCGCTGCCTGAATATGCTCGAAGTGCCCACTTCCGGAAAAATTACGTTCCGTGATCAGGAACTCACCAATCCAAAAACGAATATCCAGAAAGTCCGGGCGCAGATTGGCATGGTGTTCCAGCATTTCTACCTGTTTCCGCATTTGACGATACTCGACAACCTTTCATATGCACCACAAAAAGTGAAGGGCGAATCAAAAGCTGATGCAGAAAAAAAATCGAAACAGTTGCTCGAACGGGTTGGCCTCTCCGATAAAGCGGAGGCCTATCCTTCCAGCCTGTCCGGTGGTCAGAAACAGCGGGTTGCGATTGCGCGGGCACTTGCCATGGAACCGGATCTCATGCTGTTTGACGAGCCGACCTCCGCACTTGATCCCGAGATGGTGAAAGAAGTGCTCGATGTTATGAAAGACCTGGCAAAATCCGGCATGACGATGCTTGTCGTCACCCATGAAATGGGCTTCGCCCGGGAAGTGGCGGATCGCGTGCTGTTTTTGGATCACGGTGTCCTCATTGAAGAAGGCACGCCCGATGAATTCTTCGGCAATCCGAAGACGGAGCGCGCACAGGATTTCCTGGAAAAAGTTTTATAA
- the trpB gene encoding tryptophan synthase subunit beta encodes MTSAKERPGFFGRYGGQFVPETLMKAVKELEAAYTEVKADPEFQKELDYYLKEYVGREQPLTYAKRLTEAFDGPEIYLKREDLNHTGAHKINNALGQVLLAKRMGKQKIVAETGAGQHGVATATVCALFGLECIVYMGDEDIRRQQLNVFRMELLGAEVRGVSAGSATLKDAVNEALRHWVANVEDTHYLIGSALGPHPFPEMVRDFQRVIGDETKRQVKEKTGKLPDAIVACVGGGSNAIGMFYPFVDDESVELIGVEAAGSGIDSGKHAATLTGGKLGVLHGAFMKVLQTEDGQIQEAHSISAGLDYPGIGPEHAYLHEIGRVKYTAITDDEALDALKKLSRLEGIIPALESAHALAEAERQAKKMDKGSVLVVCLSGRGDKDMETIRKHVEVE; translated from the coding sequence ATGACGTCAGCGAAAGAACGGCCGGGCTTTTTCGGGCGCTACGGCGGCCAATTTGTACCGGAAACGTTAATGAAAGCAGTAAAAGAACTGGAAGCGGCCTATACGGAAGTCAAGGCGGATCCGGAATTTCAGAAAGAGCTCGATTATTATTTGAAGGAGTATGTGGGACGCGAACAGCCGCTCACGTATGCAAAACGGCTTACAGAAGCATTCGACGGTCCTGAAATTTATCTGAAACGGGAAGATTTGAACCATACCGGTGCCCATAAAATCAATAATGCGCTCGGGCAGGTACTGCTCGCAAAACGGATGGGCAAACAAAAAATCGTCGCTGAAACCGGCGCCGGTCAGCACGGTGTTGCGACAGCAACGGTATGCGCGCTGTTCGGTTTGGAATGCATTGTTTACATGGGTGACGAGGATATCCGGCGTCAGCAGCTGAACGTGTTCCGGATGGAACTTCTCGGCGCGGAAGTGCGCGGTGTGAGTGCCGGCAGCGCGACGTTGAAAGACGCAGTGAATGAAGCGTTGCGCCATTGGGTGGCAAACGTGGAAGACACGCATTATTTGATCGGCTCTGCGCTCGGGCCGCATCCGTTTCCGGAGATGGTGCGCGATTTCCAGCGCGTCATCGGCGACGAAACAAAGCGGCAAGTGAAAGAAAAAACCGGGAAACTGCCGGATGCCATTGTGGCCTGTGTCGGGGGCGGCAGCAATGCAATCGGGATGTTCTATCCGTTTGTGGACGATGAAAGCGTGGAATTGATCGGCGTGGAAGCGGCAGGCTCCGGTATTGATTCCGGGAAGCATGCGGCAACACTGACAGGCGGCAAGCTCGGCGTGCTGCATGGCGCGTTCATGAAAGTGCTGCAGACAGAAGACGGCCAGATTCAGGAAGCTCACTCGATTTCAGCAGGTCTTGATTACCCGGGAATCGGTCCGGAACATGCCTATCTGCACGAGATCGGCCGGGTGAAATACACGGCGATCACCGACGATGAAGCGCTCGATGCGCTGAAGAAATTGTCGCGCCTTGAAGGAATTATCCCGGCGCTCGAATCGGCGCATGCCTTGGCAGAGGCAGAGCGCCAGGCGAAGAAGATGGACAAAGGTTCTGTGCTCGTCGTCTGCCTGTCCGGCCGCGGTGATAAAGATATGGAAACAATCCGCAAGCACGTGGAGGTGGAATGA
- a CDS encoding YobA family protein → MKKLVLPISFAFVLAACGTEGELSSEEPTEQPETTPGDESVSSEEPAAEGGHEIIATLEQTAEPTARNEAAAAVREMEEFTSGAFGEPTDELAEGLAVQQIEAQAVHEAVMDVYGNFSEAGVLYIETPQSGAAEPGVWVGIEEPDERVDELVSMLQEQVDAGEILAAPIHIFDSAYAEADLNAAANELGEKLNELATAHPNGAASFSVAPDVKTGEIQVGHNFLAKEQEQELAAMLPDQEVVIEQSGMMVPLPGEAAVAYPEPATVPEPSDKGAYLVDVEDDRILAIAAKAQDFSENGGQEEFYSAIWYDFPQAAEQLEVGQRVQVEAAGPIMESYPGQGTAVFVEVLPAYQPEGADLTEAEAVRTALEGMSGESFEVPAIQSVAYNAEADNWTVVLQLNGTEKEQIIPDEQ, encoded by the coding sequence ATGAAAAAGCTTGTATTGCCAATCAGCTTTGCGTTCGTTCTGGCGGCATGCGGTACCGAAGGGGAGTTATCCTCCGAGGAACCGACAGAGCAACCAGAGACGACGCCGGGGGATGAATCGGTATCTTCTGAAGAACCGGCCGCAGAAGGTGGCCATGAAATCATTGCGACGCTTGAGCAGACGGCAGAGCCGACAGCGCGGAATGAAGCGGCAGCGGCTGTGAGGGAAATGGAAGAATTCACATCGGGCGCGTTTGGGGAACCGACGGATGAACTTGCGGAAGGGCTCGCTGTACAGCAAATCGAGGCACAAGCTGTTCATGAAGCAGTAATGGATGTATATGGAAACTTTAGTGAAGCTGGTGTGCTGTATATTGAAACACCGCAGTCCGGTGCAGCAGAGCCCGGGGTGTGGGTCGGCATTGAAGAACCGGATGAGCGTGTCGATGAGCTTGTTTCCATGCTGCAGGAGCAGGTGGATGCGGGAGAAATACTGGCAGCACCGATTCACATTTTTGATAGTGCTTATGCGGAAGCAGACTTGAACGCGGCAGCAAACGAGCTTGGCGAAAAATTAAATGAATTAGCAACGGCCCATCCGAATGGCGCAGCCTCATTCAGTGTCGCACCTGATGTGAAGACCGGGGAAATCCAAGTGGGCCATAATTTTCTTGCGAAAGAGCAGGAACAGGAGCTGGCTGCCATGCTGCCGGATCAGGAAGTGGTCATTGAACAGTCCGGCATGATGGTGCCGCTGCCGGGAGAAGCGGCAGTCGCATACCCTGAACCGGCGACGGTACCAGAACCGTCGGATAAAGGCGCTTACTTGGTGGACGTGGAAGATGACCGTATCCTCGCTATTGCTGCCAAGGCGCAGGATTTCAGTGAAAATGGCGGACAGGAGGAATTTTACTCCGCCATTTGGTATGATTTCCCTCAAGCAGCAGAGCAGCTGGAAGTCGGCCAGCGAGTGCAGGTGGAAGCAGCCGGGCCGATCATGGAATCCTATCCAGGACAGGGGACAGCAGTATTCGTAGAAGTACTGCCGGCATATCAACCGGAAGGAGCGGATCTGACTGAGGCAGAAGCCGTGCGGACGGCACTTGAAGGAATGAGTGGAGAATCATTTGAAGTCCCTGCAATCCAGTCGGTCGCATACAATGCAGAGGCGGATAACTGGACGGTTGTTCTGCAACTTAATGGAACAGAAAAGGAACAGATTATACCGGATGAACAATGA